The following coding sequences are from one Ammospiza caudacuta isolate bAmmCau1 chromosome 10, bAmmCau1.pri, whole genome shotgun sequence window:
- the STARD5 gene encoding stAR-related lipid transfer protein 5 has translation MDCAGRAEEAAEQLRLYQRDPDGWRGCRSTGEVAVSWRPSAEFAGNLYKGEGVLPASPQNVWECIKPVAGGLRTKWDQNVKDFEVIEAISDTVSICRTTTPSACMRIISPREFVDVVVMKQYEDGTMLSAATNVEHPLCPPQPNFVRGFNYPCGCFCIPVPGEPNRTELLTFFQTDLGGYLPQTVVDSFFPSSISGFYSNLTKAVKALKA, from the exons ATGGACTGCGCGGGGCGCGCTGAGGAGGCGGCCGAGCAGCTGCGGCTCTACCAACGGGACCCCGACGGCTGGCGGGGCTGCCGCAGCACG GGTGAGGTGGCGGTGTCCTGGAGACCCTCGGCGGAGTTCGCTGGCAATCT GTACAAGGGAGAGGGCGTCCTGCCCGCCAGCCCGCAGAACGTCTGGGAGTGCATAAAGCCGGTGGCCGGCGGGCTCAGGACCAAGTGGGACCAAAACGTGAAGGACTTCGAGGTCATCGAAGCCATCAGTGAT ACTGTGTCTATATGCAGAACCACAACCCCTTCAGCTTGCATGAGGATTATTTCACCAAGGGAATTTGTGGATGTAGTAGTGATGAAGCAATACGAAGATGGGACCATGCTGTCTGCTG cCACCAATGTGGAACACCCGCTGTGTCCTCCTCAACCAAATTTTGTGAGAGGTTTTAATTATCCTTGTGGCTGTTTCTGCATACCTGTTCCAGG GGAGCCAAACAGGACTGAGCTCCTCACTTTCTTCCAGACGGATCTTGGTGGCTATCTTCCCCAGACAGTGGTGGATTCCTTTTTTCCATCTAGCATATCTGGATTTTACAGCAACCTGACCAAAGCTGTTAAGGCATTAAAAGCATGA